One window of the Lynx canadensis isolate LIC74 chromosome D3, mLynCan4.pri.v2, whole genome shotgun sequence genome contains the following:
- the PRR14L gene encoding protein PRR14L isoform X2, producing MQSSKEHLCTGLPEDCLRNKEGNVQITTGTLLISTEEVQGMKVNGTKTDYNEGHKNGNVSKGLSAGCSEYPEVDKTMTSGEVSETSTLVSLEPLTFVDPGLTEASSKEKECEELKTCPSWLSLLPGNSAISKVDSEKEELSKLNLVCEADDNHQQILGHHNENHSFAHGSPRATRNVVCVEPLEENSDISYFSSSLSGPESRTTSLETCGFDGLLKGSAKKTDNSCFDGGDQSKNLATRRENEQFLNLRSERGELFLVNARQPEEDADGHCPGEKETVTSPKVNIHGNCCIQDSIHTDSPVSLVPNSFTEATEVTLKKNDLKITLDTQGSLTNHEDHRGTSTDMSHPGRHSEENSFSSLMQIEEPEQTTTIEPNMVTEKIYSKDSNSLVCTQKNLEGNTQLNEASCNEFLNERKSLVSLMPEDQISPMNEVSKPKKDTAQLPLSLEFDYRPESEQAVQTSLDDSSHLDEQSTACEMNELPRTNELVINKIESECALNQVPLNSQDHAKLSANKEMPLATSEDSQQSHHPPLEDGADVTADTQTIPIKTKMKDISPSGDKTCGASSNNPTLNIKPGSLERKDKMADSGIVHLHSSLLSRKKESAVLPQEVSAMECQSVQSQDLSSCHCVNKNAREKSMCSVCAAFESSRIILEAENSLITKCEDAFQHSNDHSQRREVCTESSTHKVGYTSEESELARGETKGSLPGNKIRNDTPVGMLSSEASDKTIPTTSHTQPHEEGLKAKEWDVPKETVFCEYNISDCSTPELNLSANIPRPEKFLDQSPTIMFSSFKTMSQAVETLEQKGDKVLDCQNNQNRPDECRSEDKPTKQTLHGDERETVTEPNREVSNNQKDLLVGSGSNNPLSGGSSKKGNLKGDDGHISGCEESTDGMVDTVYTDCGSKSTESMLDLQTSSTLDGGAGQDGLTLQDTSVSTLPQRGELNAAFIRMIDQDSDFPDATSSKVEPLEMKKSCEEKVCRSLKDCEVEVCPCPDSCASEIESIADHESNTKILDGINVSLDNTYHEEQVKEASLRETQGMIEGSRLEINSEFDKENTFGISSEELLSSGCPDESPVPIGSLKSIETMPLYLFSQENSESNVNSGETELKKPFKPKDGKILCENIEHRTVLLETKEGAPGDGSNSSEGLRIDSSMQNLPLTMETETKLKGEETEAHQRGPLGYLTVSEESEKMITREAGNNKGREISQTHSKSQRMLGDTEELQSQRALDYMLQNEEEYLHQKDAHRILEQCASSNVLSDEVQDKNQTKDCKGESTMMKEITLAKLAKGGTAAQFQKLENPKEESLCHPLKTDMVSYTDPCLRGAPQKAQNPNSAGCDEIHGAFGNTSYQKRVLPLKKQPHRTCKKVSYQEQVNIGKKISKIRSSAFLKSSSETIPTKAHRFLSSCAMSAPAQLEPETVPTRSLMSHIPKQKVTPCHSLRSLNVRKPTKESALLNKLSILASRLVPATKTQKLRYRRCSSELLPVAKSYKRLRYKRFLDGFSYNTMQLNPYLAASGWDKRPNSKPLTLYSLEAIKMSFIDLSNKVPSLLFGSEIFPISFHMKSGSECMTESPRTFPEHCAPARLALGEAPRCLSQPPKWTFSFFLSHSCPGMATFREDTGPHGQAYAQAPSQPPGPLQDYGGTAIVQTRAGCSVLGLHTLLALCSPGCYRIWTKKRSFSSHMPTMQRLFMTQFTQGLKGLRSPASIADKVFCSLPYSVGRVLSIWSQRGPSTCPFEISTFHSTHSKRQPTLSTTNSHTMLPYVPLPGMEATYNTNGSQMRLEPPFPALVPKSCLVTDSAVTKLLLSASEFPVPGFDELDDVAAACPHPQSSPPEQKEAEPEKRPKKVSQIRIRKTIPKPDPNLTPMGLPRPKRLKKKEFSLEEIYTNKNYKSPPANRCLETIFEEPKERNGTLISISQQKRKRVLEFQDFTVPRKRRARGKVKVAGSFTRAQKAALQSRELDALLIQKLMELETFFAKEEEEQERSSGC from the exons AAGGAAATGTACAAATTACAACTGGAACTCTGCTTATATCTACTGAAGAAGTACAAGGTATGAAGGTCAATGGGACTAAGACGGATTATAATGAAGGACACAAGAATGGCAATGTGAGTAAAGGTCTCTCAGCTGGGTGCAGCGAATACCCAGAAGTAGACAAAACCATGACCAGTGGTGAGGTTTCAGAAACCAGCACATTAGTTTCCCTAGAGCCTTTAACCTTTGTGGACCCTGGATTAACAGAAGCAtcttctaaagaaaaagaatgtgaagaATTAAAAACTTGTCCTTCTTGGTTGTCATTATTACCAGGGAACAGTGCCATTTCCAAAGTGGACAGTGAGAAGGAAGAGTTGTCTAAGTTAAACCTTGTCTGTGAAGCAGATGACAATCACCAACAGATTCTCGGCCACCATAATGAAAACCACAGTTTTGCCCATGGCAGTCCCAGGGCCACAAGAAATGTAGTTTGTGTAGAACCCttagaagaaaattctgacatttcATATTTCTCATCAAGTTTGTCTGGTCCAGAATCCAGAACAACATCCTTAGAAACATGTGGTTTTGATGGCTTGCTGAAGGGATCTGCTAAGAAGACAGACAATTCCTGTTTTGATGGGGGTGATCAAAGCAAGAACTTGGCTActagaagagaaaatgaacagtTTTTGAACCTTAGGAGTGAAAGAGGAGAACTCTTTCTTGTTAATGCCAGGCAACCAGAAGAGGATGCTGATGGTCATTGTCCTGGTGAAAAAGAGACTGTTACCTCCCCAAAAGTGAATATTCATGGTAACTGTTGCATTCAAGACAGTATCCATACAGACAGCCCTGTTTCTTTAGTGCCCAATTCTTTCACCGAAGCCACGGAagtaacgttaaaaaaaaatgacttaaaaatcacTTTAGACACTCAAGGTAGCTTGACAAACCATGAGGACCATAGAGGAACTTCTACGGATATGAGCCATCCAGGTAGACACTCTGAAGAGAACAGTTTTTCCTCCTTAATGCAGATTGAAGAGCCAGAACAGACAACCACTATAGAGCCCAATATGGTAACTGAAAAGATTTACAGTAAAGACTCTAACTCCTTAGTCTGCACCCAGAAAAATCTGGAAGGCAACACCCAGTTAAATGAAGCATCATGTAATGAAtttctgaatgaaagaaaatccCTTGTGAGTTTAATGCCAGAGGACCAGATAAGTCCTATGAATGAGGTGTCAAAACCCAAGAAAGATACTGCTCAGTTACCACTATCCCTAGAATTTGATTACAGACCTGAGTCAGAGCAAGCTGTACAGACCTCACTGGACGATAGTTCACATTTAGATGAGCAGAGCACAGCCTGTGAGATGAATGAACTTCCTCGTACCAATGAACTGgttataaacaaaatagaaagtgaaTGTGCTTTAAATCAAGTGCCCCTTAATTCTCAAGACCATGCAAAGTTGTCAGCTAACAAAGAGATGCCTTTAGCAACAAGCGAGGATTCCCAACAGAGCCATCACCCTCCATTAGAGGATGGAGCAGATGTCACTGCTGACACCCAGACCATTcccatcaaaacaaaaatgaaagacatcTCTCCATCAGGTGACAAAACCTGTGGTGCCTCTTCAAACAATCCCACCTTAAACATCAAACCAGGAAGcctagaaagaaaagacaagatgGCTGATTCAGGAATAGTACATCTACATTCCAGCCttctctcaagaaagaaagaatcagcagTCTTGCCTCAAGAGGTCTCTGCTATGGAATGTCAAAGTGTTCAATCTCAGGATCTCTCTAGCTGTCATTGTGTAAATAAAAATGCACGAGAAAAGAGCATGTGTTCTGTTTGTGCTGCGTTTGAGTCCAGCAGAATCATCCTAGAAGCTGAAAACTCTTTAATAACCAAGTGTGAAGATGCATTTCAGCACAGCAATGACCACTCCCAAAGAAGAGAAGTCTGCACAGAAAGTAGCACCCATAAAGTGGGTTACACATCAGAAGAAAGTGAACTTGCTAGGGGAGAAACTAAAGGCAGCCTCCCAGGAAATAAGATCAGAAACGATACACCAGTAGGCATGTTAAGTAGTGAAGCTTCAGACAAAACCATTCCCACCACCAGTCACACCCAGCCCCATGAGGAAGGTCTGAAAGCAAAGGAATGGGATGTACCTAAAGAGACCGTGTTTTGCGAGTATAACATCTCTGACTGTTCCACACCAGAACTAAATTTATCTGCAAACATTCCAAGACCTGAAAAATTTTTGGAccagtctcctactattatgttCTCCAGTTTCAAAACCATGAGCCAAGCAGTTGAAACTCTTGAGCAAAAAGGAGATAAAGTTCTTGACTGCCAGAATAACCAAAACAGACCAGATGAATGCAGAAGTGAAGATAAACCAACTAAGCAGACACTACATGGTGATGAGAGGGAGACTGTTACAGAACCTAACAGAGAGGTAAGCAACAATCAAAAGGATCTGTTAGTTGGTTCAGGCAGTAACAACCCTTTGTCTGGTGGTAGTTCAAAGAAAGGCAATTTGAAAGGAGACGATGGACATATTTCTGGTTGTGAGGAGTCCACAGATGGCATGGTAGACACTGTCTACACAGACTGTGGTAGTAAGTCTACAGAAAGCATGTTGGACTTACAAACATCTAGTACCCTTGATGGTGGTGCAGGACAAGATGGGCTGACGTTACAGGATACCTCAGTGAGTACTCTGCCTCAGAGAGGAGAACTGAATGCTGCATTTATCAGAATGATTGACCAGGACTCAGATTTTCCAGATGCTACTTCCTCTAAAGTGGAGCCTCTGGAAATGAAAAAATCATGTGAAGAGAAAGTATGCAGATCATTAAAAGATTGTGAAGTGGAAGTGTGTCCATGTCCAGACTCTTGTGCCAGTGAGATAGAGTCTATTGCAGATCATGaatcaaatacaaaaatattggaTGGTATAAATGTGTCCTTAGATAATACTTATCATGAAGAGCAAGTTAAAGAAGCATCCCTGAGAGAAACACAAGGAATGATTGAAGGATCAAGACTGGAAATAAATTCTGAGTTTGACAAGGAAAATACCTTTGGAATTTCCTCAGAAGAGTTACTGTCTTCTGGATGCCCAGATGAGAGCCCTGTTCCCATAGGGAGCCTGAAATCCATTGAGACAATGCCTTTGTATCTGTTTTCTcaagaaaattcagaaagtaaTGTTAATAGTGGAGAAACTGAGCTGAAAAAACCTTTTAAACCAAAAGATGGTAAAATCCTTTGTGAAAACATAGAGCACCGCACAGTCCTGCTTGAGACGAAGGAAGGAGCGCCAGGGGATGGGAGTAATTCTAGTGAAGGACTCAGAATAGACAGCAGTATGCAAAATTTGCCTTTGACAATGGAAACAGAAACTAAGTTGAAaggagaagaaactgaagcacatcAGAGGGGACCCCTGGGTTACTTAACTGTCAGTGAAGAGTCTGAGAAGATGATCACCAGAGAAGCTGGTAATAATAAAGGGAGAGAGATTTCTCAGACCCACTCTAAATCCCAGAGGATGCTTGGTGATACTGAAGAGCTACAAAGCCAGAGGGCTTTGGACTACATGTTGCAGAATGAAGAGGAATATCTACATCAAAAAGACGCACACAGGATATTGGAACAATGTGCATCATCTAATGTGTTGTCAGATGAAGTGCAAGATAAGAACCAAACTAAGGATTGCAAAGGTGAGTCCACCATGATGAAGGAAATCACTCTAGCAAAGCTAGCCAAGGGCGGCACTGCTGCACAGTTTCAGAAGCTGGAAAATCCAAAGGAGGAAAGCTTGTGCCATCCATTAAAAACAGACATGGTGTCATACACAGATCCTTGCCTTCGTGGTGCCCCTCAGAAAGCACAAAACCCCAACTCTGCTGGATGTGATGAAATACACGGTGCCTTTGGGAACACTTCATATCAGAAAAGAGTGCTTCCCTTAAAGAAGCAGCCCCATCGAACATGTAAGAAAGTTTCCTATCAGGAGCAAGtcaacattgggaaaaaaataagtaaaatcagaagtTCTGCCTTTTTAAAGAGTTCCTCTGAAACCATCCCCACAAAAGCACACAGATTTCTCAGTTCATGTGCTATGTCTGCACCCGCACAATTGGAACCTGAAACAGTACCAACCAGGAGCTTAATGAGCCACATACCAAAGCAGAAGGTGACTCCGTGCCATTCCTTGAGGAGCCTGAATGTTAGGAAGCCTACCAAAGAATCAGCCTTACTAAACAAGCTGTCCATTCTTGCCTCCAGACTGGTCCCCGCCACAAAGACCCAGAAACTAAGATATCGGCGATGTTCCTCTGAACTTCTTCCAGTGGCTAAAAGCTACAAGCGGCTCAGATACAAAAGGTTTCTGGATGGATTTTCATACAATACAATGCAGCTGAATCCATATTTGGCAGCTAGTGGATGGGATAAGAGACCTAACAGTAAGCCCTTGACACTTTATTCGCTCGAAGCCATCAAAATGAGCTTCATAGATTTGAGCAACAAGGTGCCATCACTGCTATTTGGTTCCGAAATTTTCCCGATATCTTTTCACATGAAATCGGGCTCTGAGTGCATGACTGAGTCCCCAAGGACTTTTCCTGAGCACTGTGCTCCAGCCAGGCTCGCCTTAGGAGAGGCCCCTAGGTGCCTGTCTCAACCTCCCAAATggaccttttctttcttcttatccCACAGTTGCCCTGGGATGGCCACATTCAGGGAAGACACTGGCCCCCATGGTCAGGCATATGCCCAGGCTCCTTCACAGCCTCCAGGTCCTCTCCAAGACTATGGAGGCACCGCCATAGTCCAGACCAGAGCAGGCTGCTCTGTCCTTGGCCTTCACACACTTCTAGCACTTTGTTCTCCTGGATGTTACCGAATCTGGACAAAAAAACGGAGCTTCTCCAGTCACATGCCTACAATGCAGAGGCTCTTCATGACCCAGTTTACACAAGGCTTAAAGGGGTTAAGATCTCCAGCCTCCATAGCAGACAAGGTCTTCTGTTCTCTGCCCTACTCGGTGGGCCGAGTGCTATCCATTTGGAGCCAGCGTGGGCCTTCTACCTGCCCCTTTGAAATCTCTACTTTTCATTCCACTCACAGCAAGAGGCAGCCAACTCTGAGCACCACAAACAG CCACACCATGTTACCGTATGTGCCTCTTCCAGGCATGGAAGCTACTTATAACACCAATGGCAGTCAGATGAG ACTAGAGCCTCCGTTCCCTGCCTTGGTACCAAAGTCTTGCTTAGTAACAGACTCAGCTGTCACCAAGCTCCTGCTTTCAGCCTCCGAGTTCCCGGTTCCTGGATTTGATGAGCTAGATGATGTGGCAGCAGCATGCCCCCATCCACAGAGCAGCCCTCCAGAACAGAAGGAG GCTGAGCCAGAGAAGAGGCCAAAGAAAGTCTCACAGATTCGTATCCGGAAAACCATTCCTAAACCAGACCCTAATCTTACCCCCATGGGCCTTCCTCGACCCAAAAG attaaagaaaaaggagtttAGTTTAGAAGAAATATATACCAACAAGAATTATAAGTCTCCTCCTGCAAACAG GTGTTTGGAGACCATCTTTGAGGAACCTAAGGAACGAAATGGTACGCTAATCTCAATCAGCCAACAGAAGAGAAAACGAGTTCTAGAATTTCAGGATTTTACAGTCCCACGAAAGAGGAGAGCTCGTGGTAAAGTCAAGGTGGCAGGCAGCTTTACCAGGGCCCAGAAGGCAGCTCTGCAGAGTCGAGAGCTGGATGCTCTGTTGATACAGAAACTAATGGAATTGGAGACCTTTTTTGccaaggaagaggaggagcaggagcgATCATCTGGTTGTTGA